A window of the Planctomycetia bacterium genome harbors these coding sequences:
- a CDS encoding P-II family nitrogen regulator: MKLIVAIIQPTKLKAVREALVKIEVTRMTVCDAQGYGRQRGQTELYRGNEYKSNLLRKVAVEVLVNDDFLDRTLETLQAVARTGPEGSIGDGKIFVMPCERVIRINDTLTGPEAV, translated from the coding sequence GTGAAGCTGATCGTCGCAATCATCCAGCCGACTAAATTGAAGGCGGTTCGCGAAGCGCTCGTCAAAATCGAGGTCACGCGCATGACCGTCTGCGATGCGCAAGGCTACGGACGGCAGCGCGGACAGACCGAACTCTATCGGGGCAATGAATATAAATCGAACCTGTTGCGAAAGGTCGCCGTCGAGGTACTCGTCAACGACGACTTCCTAGACCGCACGTTGGAGACGCTGCAAGCAGTCGCCCGCACCGGACCCGAAGGCTCGATCGGCGACGGCAAGATTTTCGTGATGCCCTGCGAACGAGTGATCCGCATCAACGACACGCTGACGGGGCCGGAAGCGGTGTAG